In Triticum urartu cultivar G1812 chromosome 6, Tu2.1, whole genome shotgun sequence, the following proteins share a genomic window:
- the LOC125516015 gene encoding uncharacterized protein LOC125516015 has translation MASAPPPPPPAKCPSAVPTTIQDLDDDLLREVFIRLPALPSLVRAALTCHAFLRAVRSSPAFRRRFRDLHPSPFVGLFIQRLIEKWEPSVPSFDARHRRSDRDFAAAVRGGDFALNGLPNPDGDNEDCGDQDEDSNEAEAEGGSDEEVENNEDEEDSDEEDEKEEEDPSPVWEIERCSDGYVVLFNRRARQIAAYNPLTRALHLFPSPPGIFKSALTFQFHIISSSEEHPGSPPRVVCFYCGYLYASVGVISPGSTEIGWQIFPEPLIPGAVGATGKMVNGSLYWTHPGRLYITVLDTATLEFSRMELPPLLAVEEGSNRDCDFVLGNTKDGRPCIVSPDPWGGCELLVFFWRPDEYDGVERWKLDQEFKLKTIRWLTEIEDDSYVVVHVMDVTDGIVYLRTAYDGYTEVPQLLLSFCLETAELKKICEYDHKLHPYVMAWPPSLVGVHDKGPNDLALSTPSSEGSDVNAGGGPTEPASVPKA, from the exons ATGGCatcggcgccgccgccgccgccgccggcgaaaTGCCCCTCGGCCGTTCCCACCACCATACAAGATCTCGACGACGATCTCCTCCGCGAGGTGTTCATCCGCCTCCCCGCGCTCCCGAGCCTCGTCCGCGCCGCGCTCACCTGCCACGCCTTCCTCCGGGCCGTCCGCTCGTCCCCTGCCTTCCGCCGCCGCTTCCGGGATCTCCACCCGTCTCCCTTCGTCGGCCTCTTCATCCAACGCCTTATCGAAAAATGGGAGCCCAGCGTCCCTTCCTTCGACGCCCGCCACCGCCGCTCCGACCGGGACTTCGCCGCCGCTGTCCGCGGCGGCGATTTCGCCCTCAACGGCCTCCCGAACCCAGACGGCGACAATGAAGACTGCGGCGACCAAGACGAGGACAGCAacgaggcggaggcggagggGGGCAGCGACGAAGAAGTTGAGAACAACGAagacgaggaggacagcgacgaagaagatgagaaggaggaggaggatccCTCTCCGGTGTGGGAGATCGAGCGATGCAGCGACGGCTACGTCGTCCTCTTCAACCGGAGGGCCAGGCAGATCGCCGCCTACAACCCTCTCACGCGGGCGCTGCATCTCTTCCCCTCGCCGCCGGGCATCTTCAAAAGCGCCTTGACCTTTCAGTTCCACATAATCTCCTCCTCCGAAGAGCACCCCGGCTCGCCGCCCCGTGTGGTTTGTTTCTACTGTGGCTACCTTTACGCCTCCGTCGGCGTCATCTCGCCGGGGAGCACCGAGATTGGGTGGCAGATTTTCCCTGAGCCTTTGATTCCAGGAGCAGTGGGAGCCACCGGCAAGATGGTGAACGGATCCCTCTACTGGACACACCCAGGGAGACTCTACATCACCGTGCTCGACACCGCGACGCTGGAATTCTCTAGAATGGAACTGCCGCCGCTCTTGGCGGTGGAAGAAGGCAGTAACCGTGATTGTGATTTTGTGCTTGGTAATACCAAGGATGGGAGGCCCTGCATCGTGTCCCCGGATCCGTGGGGTGGCTGTGAGCTCCTGGTTTTTTTCTGGAGACCCGATGAATACGACGGTGTCGAGAGGTGGAAGCTGGACCAGGAGTTCAAACTCAAAACGATCCGTTGGCTCACTGAGATTGAAGACGATTCTTATGTCGTTGTGCACGTTATGGATGTTACCGATGGAATCGTGTACCTGCGCACTGCCTATGACGGGTATACTGaagttcctcagctgctcctATCCTTTTGTCTCGAGACAGCGGAGCTGAAAAAGATCTGTGAGTATGATCACAAGCTCCATCCCTACGTCATGGCATGGCCTCCTTCTTTGGTAGGAGTACATGATAAG GGCCCCAATGATCTAGCTCTGTCTACCCCAAGCTCCGAAGGAAGCGATGTGAATGCTGGAGGTGGCCCAACAGAGCCTGCATCGGTTCCCAAAGCATAA